Proteins from a single region of Flavobacterium sp. YJ01:
- a CDS encoding ferritin, whose product MKDLLRTRTSLVEGVENILNLQAKLESDASNKYLAMAAWLDRNGYANTASYLYKQAEEEREHFLKVFKYITDMGGIAITPSIPEVQQEFASLREVFEIALQNEIAVTQAINKVIAKCRAENDYATEDFMMWYVAEQREEEKNARRALELFELINENAPDGKFQLDVQIAKIG is encoded by the coding sequence ATGAAAGATTTACTTAGAACACGTACTTCATTAGTTGAAGGTGTAGAAAATATATTGAACTTACAAGCAAAATTAGAAAGCGATGCTTCTAACAAATATTTAGCTATGGCTGCATGGTTAGATAGAAACGGTTATGCTAATACAGCATCTTATTTGTACAAACAAGCCGAAGAAGAAAGAGAGCATTTTCTAAAAGTTTTTAAATATATTACAGATATGGGAGGGATTGCCATTACGCCATCTATTCCAGAAGTGCAGCAAGAATTTGCTTCTTTAAGAGAAGTATTTGAAATCGCTTTACAAAACGAAATTGCAGTTACTCAAGCTATCAATAAAGTAATCGCAAAATGTAGAGCTGAAAATGATTATGCTACAGAAGATTTTATGATGTGGTATGTAGCTGAGCAAAGAGAAGAAGAGAAAAATGCAAGAAGAGCTTTAGAACTTTTTGAATTGATCAACGAAAACGCACCTGACGGAAAATTCCAATTAGATGTGCAAATAGCAAAAATCGGATAA